A genomic window from Tolypothrix sp. PCC 7910 includes:
- the purE gene encoding 5-(carboxyamino)imidazole ribonucleotide mutase, protein MSPLVGIIMGSDSDLPTMKDAIAICEEFGVETEVAIVSAHRTPERMVQYAQTAHQRGIKVIIAGAGGAAHLPGMVASLTPLPVIGVPVATRNLQGVDSLYSIVQMPGGIPVATVAIGNAKNAGLLAVQILASHQPELLEKVQKYRQSLSESVMAKQAKLEQLGYQEYLKTELP, encoded by the coding sequence ATGTCTCCCCTTGTCGGTATTATTATGGGCAGCGATTCTGACTTGCCCACCATGAAAGATGCGATCGCAATTTGTGAAGAATTTGGTGTAGAAACTGAAGTAGCGATCGTTTCTGCCCATCGTACCCCAGAACGCATGGTGCAATATGCACAAACAGCACACCAACGCGGTATTAAAGTTATTATTGCTGGTGCTGGTGGTGCGGCTCATCTTCCAGGGATGGTTGCTTCTTTAACGCCTCTCCCAGTAATTGGTGTTCCTGTTGCTACTCGTAATTTACAAGGTGTCGATTCTTTGTATTCAATTGTACAGATGCCAGGTGGTATTCCTGTAGCTACGGTAGCAATTGGTAATGCCAAGAACGCCGGACTTTTAGCAGTGCAAATTCTTGCTAGCCATCAACCAGAATTATTAGAAAAAGTCCAAAAATATCGGCAAAGTCTATCAGAATCAGTAATGGCAAAGCAAGCTAAACTAGAACAACTGGGCTATCAAGAATATCTCAAAACGGAATTGCCATAA
- a CDS encoding Crp/Fnr family transcriptional regulator, whose protein sequence is MQTEVFSELFPLLSTANPQTLEWLLNVAIEHEYPAERAVLMEDAWGNAVYFVVSGWVKVRRTSGEDFVALAILGRGDFFGEMAVLDESPRSTDVIALSPVKLLSVSRERFIQILFKDPHLHHRMLQLMVRRVRQINLRLQMRSSPPAVKLAQTLVSLGESYGQKSDQGREIFNIPIKDLAEVTEISVDEASKIIEKLNEKGWIEIDTTNNVIDLVNFKQLINLANKA, encoded by the coding sequence ATGCAAACTGAGGTTTTTAGTGAACTTTTTCCCTTACTGAGTACAGCCAATCCTCAGACCTTGGAGTGGCTGCTGAATGTTGCAATAGAACATGAATACCCAGCCGAACGAGCAGTATTAATGGAAGATGCTTGGGGTAATGCAGTTTATTTTGTGGTTTCTGGTTGGGTTAAAGTGCGACGAACTTCTGGAGAAGATTTTGTAGCGCTAGCAATATTAGGTAGAGGCGATTTTTTTGGAGAAATGGCAGTTTTAGATGAATCTCCAAGGTCAACTGATGTGATTGCGCTGTCTCCTGTAAAATTACTTAGTGTTTCTCGAGAACGCTTTATTCAAATTTTGTTTAAAGACCCACATTTGCATCACCGAATGCTGCAATTGATGGTAAGGCGAGTGCGACAAATCAACCTGCGCCTACAAATGCGGTCTTCTCCACCAGCGGTCAAACTAGCTCAGACTTTAGTTAGTTTGGGTGAAAGCTATGGGCAAAAATCAGATCAGGGAAGAGAAATTTTTAATATTCCCATCAAAGATTTAGCTGAGGTGACAGAAATTAGTGTTGACGAAGCTAGCAAAATTATAGAAAAGCTGAATGAGAAAGGCTGGATTGAAATTGACACTACAAATAATGTCATTGATTTAGTCAACTTCAAACAGTTAATTAATTTAGCAAACAAAGCCTAA
- a CDS encoding pilus assembly protein PilB, which translates to MLSSEGKLTDNDEVDLHRPLAIPHAEEPESGALREPPSSREQIFSLIDRFLSLEACLHHQIVPLGLKDNKLLVGVVNPHDKEALNYVSRILAYINCTMVAKPIASSIHRTILSAYLREKNTSSSNSLQKPQSKVESRSENQVVTIMDDEQSSATTLGEFDQELTFVEEQADVVLPIDSQTDLLPIINPNNTSGNTNVSSTLQGKVTDTPKVRLSSNLDTASMEIPDILTPLDVLATLTPRKLLEELLARVLLGGIGRLYLERQHDQGRILWSDNGVLQSVIENLPISIFQEVINELKLFADLPITTLAEPKQVEKELVYQHNSLLLRLRIMPGLYGEEATLQVLRGAALKFYQQQQLNHLSHDTLLMTQQLKLKLRELEQRLLLNTNLQSDQLQAVVALSHLVENLDKHLTILNSDNQQPKNIK; encoded by the coding sequence ATGTTGTCTTCAGAAGGCAAACTAACTGATAACGATGAAGTTGATTTGCATAGGCCACTAGCAATTCCACATGCAGAGGAGCCAGAATCGGGTGCTTTGAGGGAGCCGCCTAGCTCTCGTGAGCAAATCTTCTCGTTAATCGATCGTTTTTTGTCGTTAGAAGCTTGCCTTCACCACCAAATTGTACCGTTAGGGTTAAAGGACAACAAACTTTTAGTGGGTGTTGTGAATCCCCATGACAAAGAGGCTTTAAATTACGTTAGCCGGATTTTGGCTTATATTAATTGCACAATGGTGGCTAAGCCAATTGCCAGCAGTATTCACCGCACTATTCTTTCCGCTTACCTCCGCGAAAAGAATACATCCTCATCAAATAGCCTACAAAAGCCTCAGTCAAAAGTAGAATCTAGATCCGAAAATCAGGTAGTTACAATCATGGATGATGAGCAATCTTCTGCAACAACCCTCGGTGAATTTGATCAGGAATTAACATTTGTGGAGGAGCAAGCAGATGTTGTACTTCCTATTGATTCACAAACAGACTTGTTACCCATCATCAATCCAAACAACACATCTGGAAATACCAATGTTAGCTCTACTTTGCAGGGTAAAGTCACGGATACACCTAAGGTAAGGCTCTCAAGCAATTTAGATACTGCGTCAATGGAAATTCCAGATATATTAACTCCCCTGGATGTATTGGCAACATTAACACCAAGAAAATTATTAGAAGAATTATTAGCAAGAGTATTGCTCGGAGGTATTGGTCGCTTGTATTTGGAAAGACAGCACGATCAAGGCAGAATACTATGGAGTGATAATGGAGTATTGCAATCTGTAATCGAAAATCTGCCTATCTCTATTTTCCAAGAAGTGATCAATGAATTAAAACTATTTGCTGATTTACCTATAACCACACTTGCAGAACCTAAACAAGTCGAGAAGGAATTGGTATATCAACATAATAGTTTGTTGTTACGCTTGCGAATCATGCCAGGTCTTTATGGTGAAGAAGCAACACTACAAGTATTAAGAGGAGCCGCATTAAAGTTCTATCAACAACAACAGTTGAATCATCTGAGCCATGACACCTTGTTAATGACCCAACAATTAAAGTTAAAGTTGCGTGAACTAGAACAAAGGCTGCTCTTAAATACCAACCTCCAATCTGATCAATTACAGGCTGTTGTGGCTTTGAGTCACCTTGTAGAAAATTTAGATAAGCATCTTACCATCCTGAATAGTGATAACCAACAACCAAAAAACATAAAGTAA
- a CDS encoding ammonium transporter, with product MTLLLLGGPLMGNAFAQAAAAAPPTADTGDTAFMLISAALVLLMTPGLAFFYGGFVRSRNVLNTLMMSFVLMAIVGVTWILWGYSLSFAPGLPFIGGLQWLGLNGVGLEVTDYLKGSNPPEVVSYAGTIPHQAFMIYQAMFAIITPALISGAIAERMSFRAYALFVLLWSTFVYTPLAHMVWAKGGFLGLYGGLGALDFAGGTVVHISSGVSALVAAIVLGPRKQHPDRLSPPHNVPFILLGAGLLWFGWFGFNAGSALSVAGGTSGNIVTNIATTAFVATNTAAAAAALMWLILEAVLRGKPTAVGAATGAVAGLVGITPAAGFVTPLSSILIGFITSFVCFYAVSFKHKLQIDDALDTYPVHGVGGTVGAILTAIFATTQVNGGGKDGVLRGNFGELGVELAAIVIAYVIAAVGTWVILKIIEATVGLRVKEEAEYQGLDINEHGEEGYNSEFSDRMNVSQ from the coding sequence ATGACCCTATTGCTGTTGGGAGGGCCGTTAATGGGCAATGCTTTTGCCCAAGCAGCTGCGGCTGCTCCTCCAACTGCTGATACTGGAGATACAGCATTTATGCTGATTTCAGCAGCGTTAGTGCTACTAATGACACCAGGGTTAGCATTCTTCTATGGTGGATTTGTGCGATCGCGAAACGTCCTAAACACATTGATGATGAGTTTTGTGTTGATGGCGATCGTGGGTGTCACCTGGATTTTATGGGGCTATAGCCTTTCCTTTGCACCCGGTTTACCATTCATCGGCGGATTGCAGTGGCTAGGTTTGAATGGTGTGGGCTTAGAAGTCACTGATTATCTTAAAGGTTCCAACCCACCAGAGGTAGTTTCCTACGCTGGAACAATTCCCCACCAGGCATTCATGATTTACCAAGCCATGTTTGCCATTATTACCCCAGCCTTGATTTCTGGTGCGATCGCAGAACGGATGAGCTTCCGTGCCTATGCTCTATTTGTGCTACTGTGGTCAACCTTTGTTTATACACCTCTTGCTCATATGGTATGGGCGAAAGGTGGATTCTTGGGATTGTATGGTGGTTTAGGTGCCCTAGACTTTGCTGGTGGGACAGTAGTTCACATCAGTTCTGGTGTGTCAGCCCTCGTTGCAGCGATCGTCCTTGGCCCTCGTAAACAACATCCCGATCGCCTCAGCCCACCACATAACGTTCCGTTTATTTTGTTAGGTGCTGGCTTACTGTGGTTTGGCTGGTTTGGCTTCAACGCCGGAAGTGCTTTGTCTGTGGCTGGTGGAACTTCGGGTAACATAGTCACCAATATAGCAACCACAGCCTTTGTTGCTACTAACACTGCAGCAGCAGCAGCAGCCCTCATGTGGTTGATTTTAGAAGCAGTTTTACGCGGTAAACCCACCGCAGTAGGCGCTGCTACAGGAGCCGTTGCAGGTTTGGTAGGCATTACCCCAGCTGCTGGGTTTGTAACACCCCTATCATCAATTTTGATTGGCTTCATCACCTCTTTTGTCTGCTTCTACGCTGTCAGTTTCAAGCACAAATTACAAATTGACGATGCTTTAGATACCTACCCAGTACATGGTGTTGGTGGCACAGTTGGGGCAATTTTAACCGCAATCTTTGCTACTACCCAAGTTAACGGTGGCGGTAAAGACGGCGTACTGCGTGGTAACTTTGGCGAATTAGGAGTTGAACTAGCAGCCATTGTGATTGCTTATGTCATCGCTGCTGTTGGTACTTGGGTCATTCTGAAAATTATTGAGGCGACCGTTGGTCTACGCGTCAAGGAAGAAGCAGAATACCAAGGTCTAGATATTAACGAACACGGAGAAGAAGGTTACAACTCCGAGTTTAGCGATCGCATGAATGTTTCTCAATAA
- the nagA gene encoding N-acetylglucosamine-6-phosphate deacetylase: MTKATPTAIAKNVEIINARVPGYKNLQMLLINEAGLIEQILPMSTVFKRVASPDLQVLDVAGDWISLGGIDLQINGALGLAFPELKPNNAELLPKISQFLWDVGVDGFLPTLVTTSVENIQRSLAIIADFMQTQRTGSQILGVHLEGPFLNSQKRGAHPAEYLLPLTLNEVKRVLGDYAHIVKVITLAPELDATGEVIPYLRSLGITVSLGHSQATADQAQRAFELGVTMVTHAFNAMPPLHHREPGLLGAAITHPHVMSGFIADGQHVAPTMLQILIRAACGLFLVSDALAPLGLPDGLYPWDSRQIEVKYGTARLPDGTLSGTTLPLLVGVQNLVKWGICDLETAIILATDAPRRAIALPGISPKQPANLLRWHWQEATQELTWQRLFT, translated from the coding sequence ATGACTAAAGCAACACCAACAGCGATCGCTAAAAATGTAGAGATTATTAATGCCAGAGTTCCTGGGTATAAAAACTTGCAGATGCTCTTAATTAATGAAGCGGGACTTATAGAGCAAATTCTGCCAATGAGTACTGTTTTTAAACGAGTTGCTTCGCCAGATTTGCAAGTTTTGGATGTTGCGGGTGATTGGATTTCTTTAGGAGGTATTGATTTACAGATTAATGGGGCATTAGGTTTAGCATTTCCCGAATTAAAACCAAATAATGCTGAGTTATTGCCAAAAATATCGCAATTTTTATGGGATGTGGGAGTTGATGGATTTTTACCCACATTGGTAACAACTTCTGTGGAAAATATTCAGCGATCGCTAGCGATTATCGCTGATTTTATGCAAACGCAAAGAACAGGTTCTCAAATTCTGGGTGTACATTTAGAAGGGCCATTTTTAAACTCTCAAAAGCGCGGCGCGCATCCTGCTGAATATCTCTTACCTTTGACACTGAATGAAGTGAAGCGTGTTTTAGGTGACTATGCCCATATTGTGAAAGTTATCACCCTCGCACCAGAGTTAGATGCAACTGGGGAAGTCATTCCATATTTGCGTTCTTTGGGCATCACCGTCAGTTTAGGGCATTCTCAGGCGACAGCAGACCAAGCACAACGCGCCTTTGAACTAGGGGTAACAATGGTTACCCATGCTTTCAACGCTATGCCACCATTACATCACCGCGAACCTGGATTATTAGGGGCAGCAATTACCCATCCTCATGTGATGTCTGGTTTTATTGCTGATGGACAGCATGTTGCACCAACAATGCTGCAAATTCTCATTCGCGCTGCTTGTGGATTATTCCTCGTCAGCGATGCCCTGGCACCTCTGGGATTACCCGATGGCTTGTATCCTTGGGATAGCCGACAAATAGAAGTGAAGTACGGTACAGCACGACTACCAGATGGGACGTTATCTGGAACAACTTTACCCTTATTAGTTGGCGTGCAAAATTTAGTGAAGTGGGGTATTTGTGACCTAGAGACAGCCATTATACTAGCGACGGATGCACCCAGACGCGCGATCGCACTCCCAGGCATTTCTCCCAAACAACCCGCCAATTTATTGCGCTGGCATTGGCAGGAAGCTACACAAGAACTGACTTGGCAGCGATTGTTCACGTAA
- a CDS encoding hybrid sensor histidine kinase/response regulator → MNLNHKNNHKGNILVVDDTPNNLRLLSAMLTSQGYEVRKALNGKMALTACRVVLPDVILLDINMPEMDGYQVCKELKSDRVTAEVPVIFISALDDVLDKVKAFDVGGVDYITKPFHGAEVISRIENQINLRLFQIQIQEKNNLLQDALDSLKAAQVQQIQNEKMVALGQLVAGIAHEVNNPISFIYGNLEYAGEYIQDLVNVISVYQQEYPQPTAKIEKVVKEVDLNFVTKDLQTLMGAMYRGADRIREIVLALQNFSRHDEALMKQVNIHEGIDSTLVMLQHRLRETTHRPAIAILKEYGSLPLVTCYASELNQVFMHLLNNAIDALDQSAINNQTRENQENEHCHNTSLLTQTPQIHIRTQLTEANTVKIAIADNGLGIEESLQSSLFNPFFTTKPVGQGSGLGLSISYQIVVQKHRGKIACFSSLGAGAEFVIEIPMEQPEYL, encoded by the coding sequence ATGAATTTAAATCACAAAAACAATCATAAAGGCAATATTTTGGTGGTGGATGATACCCCAAATAACTTGCGGCTGTTATCAGCAATGTTAACATCTCAAGGCTATGAAGTCCGCAAAGCTTTGAATGGCAAGATGGCACTGACAGCTTGTCGAGTCGTTTTGCCAGATGTAATTCTACTTGATATTAATATGCCTGAGATGGATGGATATCAAGTTTGTAAGGAACTGAAAAGCGATCGCGTGACTGCTGAAGTGCCAGTCATCTTTATTAGTGCCCTTGATGATGTCTTAGATAAAGTCAAAGCTTTTGATGTTGGAGGCGTTGATTATATTACCAAACCATTTCATGGTGCAGAAGTTATATCCAGAATAGAAAATCAAATTAATTTACGATTGTTTCAAATCCAGATTCAAGAAAAAAATAATTTACTACAAGATGCTCTTGATAGTTTAAAAGCTGCTCAAGTCCAGCAAATTCAAAATGAAAAGATGGTAGCACTAGGGCAATTAGTAGCTGGCATTGCCCATGAAGTTAATAATCCCATTAGTTTTATCTATGGTAATCTTGAATATGCTGGAGAATATATACAAGATTTAGTAAATGTAATTTCAGTATATCAACAAGAATATCCCCAGCCCACAGCAAAGATAGAGAAAGTAGTTAAAGAAGTAGATTTAAATTTTGTTACTAAGGATCTGCAAACTTTGATGGGTGCTATGTACAGAGGTGCAGATCGTATCCGAGAAATAGTGCTAGCTCTACAAAACTTCTCCAGGCATGACGAAGCGCTGATGAAGCAAGTCAATATTCATGAAGGCATTGATAGCACTTTAGTCATGCTACAACATCGGCTCCGGGAAACAACACATCGTCCGGCAATTGCTATACTAAAAGAGTACGGAAGCTTACCTTTAGTTACCTGCTATGCCAGCGAACTAAATCAAGTCTTTATGCATTTGCTGAATAATGCCATTGATGCATTAGATCAGTCAGCGATTAATAATCAAACCAGAGAGAATCAAGAAAATGAGCATTGCCATAACACCTCTTTGCTAACTCAAACTCCCCAAATTCACATTCGTACACAGTTAACAGAGGCAAATACAGTCAAGATTGCGATCGCAGATAATGGTCTAGGAATAGAAGAGTCGTTGCAATCGAGCCTATTTAATCCATTTTTTACTACAAAACCTGTAGGTCAAGGTAGCGGACTAGGGTTGTCAATTAGCTATCAGATCGTAGTGCAAAAGCATCGAGGCAAGATAGCTTGTTTCTCATCCCTAGGAGCAGGGGCAGAATTTGTGATTGAAATTCCTATGGAACAACCAGAATATTTGTAA
- a CDS encoding ammonium transporter: MLKLKQRQKLKAKSRHRTAKGHFKSLKSQSNIEWLALAIKRLSPNWQASLALAALIVLGWSYAAFAQAPAAGPTTAELKVAIDTLWVAIAAFLVFFMNAGFCMLETGFCRQKNAVNVLAKNLIVFALSTLAFWAIGFGLMFGDGNDFIGLSGFFLGGADNSPAIGEAYKGVFSALSWTGVPLAAKFLFQLVFAGTAATIVSGAVAERIKFVDFLIFSLLLVGIAYPITGHWIWGAGWLADMGFWDFAGSTVVHSVGGWAALMGAAFLGPRIGKYQDKKVVALPGHNMSIATLGCLILWLGWFGFNPGSVMAADPGAITHIAVTTNMAGAIGGIAATIAAWLYLGKPDLSMIINGILAGLVGVTASCAYINVGSSVIIGLVAGVLVVFSVPFFDRIGIDDPVGATSVHLVCGIWGTLAVGLFAVGPGGYPWMVDLAGKPVGPHGLFFGGGFGTLIPQIVGILAVGGITVLLSSIFWLVLKATLGIRVSQQEELEGLDIGEHGMEAYSGFLTEGSADRFSDDLISPGRDLPNPL, encoded by the coding sequence ATGTTAAAACTGAAGCAGAGACAGAAATTAAAAGCCAAAAGTAGGCATAGAACAGCAAAAGGTCACTTTAAAAGTTTAAAATCTCAATCAAATATAGAGTGGTTAGCTCTGGCAATTAAGCGATTATCTCCTAATTGGCAAGCCAGCCTAGCTTTAGCTGCTTTAATTGTCTTGGGATGGAGCTATGCTGCATTTGCTCAAGCACCAGCTGCAGGGCCAACAACAGCAGAACTAAAAGTTGCTATTGACACTTTATGGGTAGCGATCGCAGCATTTTTGGTATTCTTCATGAACGCTGGTTTTTGTATGTTAGAAACCGGCTTCTGTCGCCAAAAAAATGCTGTTAACGTTCTAGCTAAAAACTTGATTGTCTTTGCCCTCTCTACACTAGCTTTTTGGGCAATCGGTTTTGGTTTAATGTTTGGCGATGGCAATGATTTTATCGGGCTGAGTGGGTTTTTTCTAGGAGGCGCAGATAACAGCCCCGCTATAGGAGAAGCTTACAAAGGTGTTTTTAGCGCCTTGAGTTGGACTGGTGTTCCTTTAGCTGCCAAATTTTTATTCCAATTAGTGTTTGCAGGAACCGCAGCCACAATCGTTTCTGGCGCAGTTGCAGAACGGATTAAGTTTGTAGACTTCCTGATTTTCAGCCTTTTACTTGTAGGTATTGCTTATCCAATTACCGGACATTGGATTTGGGGTGCTGGTTGGTTGGCTGATATGGGTTTTTGGGACTTTGCTGGTTCTACAGTCGTTCACTCAGTTGGTGGTTGGGCGGCTTTAATGGGGGCTGCATTCCTCGGCCCGCGCATTGGTAAATATCAAGATAAGAAAGTTGTGGCGCTTCCTGGTCACAACATGAGTATTGCCACTTTAGGATGTTTAATTCTTTGGTTGGGCTGGTTCGGCTTTAATCCCGGTTCAGTCATGGCTGCTGATCCTGGCGCAATTACTCACATTGCTGTAACAACCAACATGGCAGGTGCAATAGGTGGGATTGCGGCAACAATTGCAGCTTGGTTGTACTTGGGTAAGCCAGACCTATCGATGATTATCAATGGTATTTTGGCTGGCTTGGTTGGAGTGACAGCATCTTGTGCTTACATCAACGTTGGTAGTTCTGTAATTATTGGTTTAGTTGCTGGCGTACTAGTCGTCTTTTCTGTTCCTTTCTTTGATCGCATCGGTATAGACGACCCAGTAGGCGCGACCTCAGTTCACCTAGTTTGTGGTATTTGGGGAACTTTAGCAGTTGGTTTATTTGCTGTAGGCCCTGGTGGTTATCCTTGGATGGTTGACTTAGCAGGGAAGCCAGTAGGCCCACATGGTCTCTTCTTTGGTGGTGGATTTGGCACCCTAATTCCCCAAATAGTGGGCATTCTTGCCGTAGGTGGTATTACGGTACTTTTAAGTAGCATATTCTGGCTGGTGCTGAAAGCAACTTTAGGTATTAGAGTATCTCAACAAGAGGAATTAGAAGGACTAGATATTGGCGAACATGGTATGGAAGCATACAGCGGGTTTCTTACAGAAGGATCTGCAGATAGATTTTCTGATGATTTAATTTCACCAGGTCGCGACTTACCAAATCCTCTGTAA
- a CDS encoding YnfA family protein, with protein MIKSLLYFFWAGLFEIGGGYLIWLCLREGKPICLGILGGIFLAIYGVIATQQPANFGRVYAAYGGVFIAMAMLWGWKVDGVNPDRYDLIGAGLALLSVFVIMYAPRR; from the coding sequence ATGATTAAGTCTCTATTGTATTTTTTCTGGGCTGGTTTATTTGAAATAGGGGGCGGTTATTTGATATGGTTATGCTTACGTGAAGGTAAGCCTATTTGCTTGGGAATATTGGGTGGAATTTTTTTAGCTATTTATGGGGTAATAGCTACTCAGCAACCTGCAAATTTTGGCAGAGTTTATGCTGCCTATGGCGGGGTCTTTATTGCAATGGCAATGCTTTGGGGTTGGAAAGTAGATGGTGTAAATCCAGATCGCTACGATTTAATTGGTGCTGGTTTAGCTTTGTTGAGCGTTTTTGTAATCATGTACGCACCAAGAAGATAG
- a CDS encoding SGNH/GDSL hydrolase family protein: MTISAKNFPLWAFFSLATNGLLMLAIVLLILQQQRLANILGTTTAATVTEPTAVKSDLGPRHQLNYQQWLDILKKEAQVAAQKPPQHLTILAGDSLSLWFPAELLPEDQSWLNQAISGETSEGLLKRLNLFDRTQPKEIFLMIGINDLIKGVSDETILENQRQIINYLRRVHPKAQIFVQSILPHGGEESTWERREKLLAIANDRIYHLNRQLQTIAKKQGVKYIDLYSLFSNQQGNMRREFTTDGLHLSPQGYMVWRTALQIYSQSPS; this comes from the coding sequence GTGACCATTTCTGCAAAAAACTTTCCTCTTTGGGCATTTTTCTCGCTAGCAACTAACGGACTATTAATGTTGGCAATAGTTCTGCTAATTTTACAACAGCAGAGATTGGCCAATATTCTTGGGACGACTACTGCGGCTACAGTCACTGAACCTACTGCTGTTAAATCAGATTTAGGCCCGCGTCACCAACTTAATTATCAGCAATGGTTAGACATCTTAAAAAAAGAAGCTCAAGTTGCTGCACAAAAACCTCCTCAGCATCTAACTATATTGGCTGGAGATTCTTTGAGTTTATGGTTTCCTGCAGAGTTATTACCTGAAGACCAAAGTTGGTTAAATCAGGCGATTTCTGGGGAAACTAGTGAAGGATTATTAAAAAGATTAAATTTATTTGATCGCACTCAACCAAAAGAAATTTTCTTGATGATTGGCATAAATGACTTAATTAAGGGAGTTAGCGATGAGACAATTTTAGAAAATCAACGGCAAATTATTAATTACTTACGCCGAGTGCATCCAAAAGCGCAAATTTTTGTTCAGTCAATTTTGCCACATGGAGGCGAAGAATCTACTTGGGAAAGACGAGAGAAACTTTTAGCTATTGCTAACGATCGCATTTACCACCTCAACCGCCAACTGCAAACCATAGCTAAAAAACAAGGCGTTAAATATATTGATTTATATTCTTTATTCAGCAACCAGCAAGGTAATATGCGTCGCGAATTTACTACCGATGGTTTACACTTGAGTCCCCAAGGTTATATGGTTTGGCGAACTGCATTGCAGATTTATAGTCAATCGCCATCATAA
- a CDS encoding HetZ-related protein 2, giving the protein MGVVMQTFKQGFEERNLVMVTEAEKLAQYWRTRLLADCPEQSAATREGIVLWLLGRDSQRLDLLNPKELEIAKQAMEYRYRILQQRYLGIGRERAYRNLTARLASLMTLRNKIQTWVSLSRDRQRSVIDVLQEVLQELLQSDTYIQEQMASIAEITSDRRLRDTLLFASIEEYCLRPVRNQPLLVYRFVNYLRRTQRGGLTQVPSSDLIRLVSEEILTDDNDNRVNLVDSQAIAEYQEAQEQEEQQVLRQTVQQEFEAYLQENLGAEAVEWLRLYLQGKPQEEIAKKLGKQIKEVYRLREKISYHAVRVFALKGKPELVDNWLAISLQEHNLGLTQNQWQQLYEQLTELGRQILDLRKAGNSIEVIATQLKLKTHQVMGEWSKVYLVAQTLRTQE; this is encoded by the coding sequence ATGGGGGTTGTGATGCAAACTTTTAAGCAGGGTTTTGAGGAGCGCAATCTCGTTATGGTAACGGAAGCCGAAAAACTAGCGCAATATTGGCGAACTCGTCTATTGGCGGATTGTCCAGAACAAAGCGCAGCCACTAGAGAAGGTATTGTTCTGTGGCTTTTAGGACGTGATTCCCAACGCTTGGATCTGCTCAATCCAAAGGAATTGGAGATTGCCAAGCAAGCAATGGAATATCGTTATCGCATTTTGCAACAACGTTACTTGGGAATCGGAAGAGAACGTGCTTATCGCAACCTCACAGCGCGATTGGCTAGTTTAATGACACTGCGGAATAAGATTCAGACATGGGTTTCTTTAAGCCGCGATCGCCAACGTAGCGTCATCGATGTACTACAAGAAGTACTTCAGGAATTACTGCAAAGTGATACTTATATCCAAGAGCAAATGGCTAGTATTGCAGAAATTACTAGCGATCGCAGGCTGCGAGATACATTACTATTTGCCAGCATCGAAGAATATTGCTTGCGACCAGTACGCAATCAACCGCTTCTGGTTTACCGCTTCGTCAACTATTTGCGGAGAACTCAACGTGGTGGTTTAACTCAAGTACCCAGCAGTGACTTGATTAGGCTAGTTTCGGAAGAAATTCTCACCGATGACAATGATAACCGGGTGAACTTGGTTGATAGCCAGGCGATCGCAGAATATCAAGAGGCACAAGAACAAGAAGAACAGCAAGTTCTACGTCAAACAGTACAGCAAGAATTTGAAGCCTATTTACAAGAAAATCTGGGAGCAGAAGCAGTAGAGTGGCTGCGATTGTATTTGCAAGGTAAGCCTCAAGAAGAAATCGCCAAGAAACTGGGTAAGCAGATTAAGGAAGTATACCGACTGCGAGAAAAAATTAGCTATCACGCTGTAAGGGTTTTTGCTCTCAAAGGAAAACCAGAATTAGTGGATAATTGGTTAGCAATTTCCTTGCAAGAGCATAACTTAGGTCTAACACAAAACCAATGGCAACAACTTTATGAACAATTAACTGAACTAGGGAGACAAATTTTAGATTTACGCAAAGCAGGTAACTCTATTGAGGTGATAGCTACACAGTTAAAACTCAAAACTCATCAAGTAATGGGCGAATGGAGTAAAGTCTATCTTGTAGCCCAAACTTTAAGAACTCAAGAGTAA
- a CDS encoding transposase: MSSSLMSLRSEYLSYGKERSWSWIISGFITPNESELRPLSVGAKVKFLPPYSPDLFPIELCWSKLKQFLRSCEARTLESRWPCND; this comes from the coding sequence ATGTCTTCCTCACTTATGTCACTGAGGTCTGAGTACCTCAGTTATGGAAAGGAGCGATCGTGGTCATGGATAATCTCCGGGTTCATCACGCCGAACGAGTCAGAGTTGCGACCCTTGTCTGTTGGAGCAAAAGTCAAGTTTTTGCCCCCTTACTCTCCAGATTTATTTCCCATAGAACTGTGTTGGTCTAAACTCAAGCAATTTCTCCGTTCCTGTGAAGCACGAACACTAGAATCACGATGGCCTTGCAATGACTGA